From a region of the Streptomyces sp. B21-083 genome:
- a CDS encoding TetR/AcrR family transcriptional regulator, with translation MTTAKRDTYTPQTLLQVAVQVFNERGYDGTSMEHLSKAAGISKSSIYHHVTGKEELLRLAVSRALDGLFGILDEEHARVGPAAGRLEYVVRRMVEVLIAELPYVTLLLRVRGNTGTERWALERRRDFDHRVAELLKAAAAEGDIRGDVEVRLATRLVFGMINSVVEWYRPDGRGMGEREVADAVARLVFGGLRHPE, from the coding sequence ATGACCACCGCCAAGCGCGACACGTACACCCCGCAGACGCTGCTCCAGGTCGCCGTCCAGGTGTTCAACGAGCGCGGTTACGACGGCACCTCCATGGAGCACCTCTCCAAGGCCGCGGGCATCTCCAAGTCGTCGATCTACCACCACGTCACCGGTAAGGAGGAGCTGCTGCGGCTGGCCGTCAGCCGGGCGCTGGACGGCCTCTTCGGGATCCTCGACGAGGAGCACGCGCGCGTGGGGCCCGCCGCCGGACGCCTGGAGTACGTCGTACGGCGGATGGTCGAGGTGCTCATCGCGGAACTGCCGTACGTGACGCTGCTGCTGCGGGTGCGCGGCAACACCGGCACCGAGCGCTGGGCCCTGGAACGGCGCCGCGACTTCGACCACCGGGTGGCCGAACTGCTCAAGGCCGCCGCCGCCGAGGGGGACATACGCGGTGACGTGGAGGTGCGGCTCGCGACCCGACTCGTCTTCGGGATGATCAACTCGGTCGTGGAGTGGTACCGCCCGGACGGGCGCGGCATGGGCGAGCGGGAGGTCGCCGACGCGGTGGCGCGGCTGGTGTTCGGGGGGCTGCGCCACCCGGAGTGA
- a CDS encoding Lrp/AsnC family transcriptional regulator, translated as MAERPEGGNTPPPPRPLDAIDQDILQMLQADGRASIRSVAEHVHVSRANAYARINRLIEDGVIRGFGARVDHERAGQGTSAYVTLKIVQNSWRTVREQLRQLPGADHIALVGGDFDVLLLVHTPDNKALRELVLMRLQAIPEVLSTRTLLVFEAEDLEPQT; from the coding sequence ATGGCCGAACGCCCGGAAGGCGGCAACACCCCGCCGCCCCCGCGCCCGCTGGACGCCATTGATCAGGACATCCTGCAGATGCTCCAAGCGGACGGCCGCGCCTCGATCCGTTCCGTGGCCGAGCACGTCCACGTTTCGCGGGCCAACGCCTACGCGCGCATCAACCGCCTCATCGAGGACGGCGTGATCCGGGGCTTCGGCGCCCGCGTGGACCACGAGCGCGCCGGACAGGGCACATCGGCGTACGTCACCCTGAAGATCGTGCAGAACTCCTGGCGCACGGTCCGCGAGCAGCTGAGACAGCTCCCCGGCGCCGACCACATCGCCCTGGTGGGCGGTGACTTCGACGTACTCCTGCTGGTCCACACCCCCGACAACAAGGCGCTGCGCGAGCTGGTGCTGATGCGCCTGCAGGCGATCCCGGAGGTGCTCAGCACGCGCACCCTCCTGGTGTTCGAGGCGGAGGACCTGGAACCGCAGACCTGA
- the pdhA gene encoding pyruvate dehydrogenase (acetyl-transferring) E1 component subunit alpha → MTVMEQRGAYRPTPPPAWQPRTDPAPLLPDAAPYRVLGTEAAARADSGLLRRLYAQLVRGRRYNAQATALTKQGRLAVYPSSVGQEACEVAAALVLEDRDWLFPSYRDTLAVVARGVDPIQALTLLRGDWHTGYNPREHRVAPLCTPLATQLPHAVGLAHAARLKGDDVVALAMVGDGGTSEGDFHEALNFAAVWQAPVVFLVQNNGFAISVPLAKQTAAPSLAHKAVGYGMPGRLVDGNDAVAMYDVLSEAVRHARAGGGPTLVEAVTYRVEAHTNADDDKRYRADSEVTAWREHDPIDLLERELTARGLLDEDGIRAARDDAETLAADMRARMNQDPALDPMDLFAQVYAEPTPQLREQRAQLRAELDAEAEGTH, encoded by the coding sequence ATGACGGTCATGGAGCAGCGGGGCGCGTACCGGCCCACGCCGCCGCCCGCCTGGCAGCCCCGTACCGACCCCGCGCCGCTGCTGCCCGACGCGGCTCCGTACCGCGTCCTCGGCACCGAGGCGGCGGCGCGGGCGGATTCCGGGTTGCTGCGCCGGCTGTACGCGCAGCTGGTGCGCGGGCGCCGGTACAACGCGCAGGCCACCGCTCTCACCAAGCAGGGCCGGCTCGCCGTGTACCCCTCCAGCGTCGGCCAGGAGGCCTGCGAGGTGGCCGCCGCGCTCGTCCTGGAGGACCGCGACTGGCTCTTCCCCAGCTACCGGGACACGCTCGCCGTGGTCGCCCGGGGCGTGGACCCGATACAGGCGCTGACGCTGCTGCGCGGCGACTGGCACACCGGGTACAACCCGCGTGAGCACCGGGTGGCGCCCCTGTGCACCCCGCTCGCGACGCAGCTGCCGCACGCCGTGGGGCTCGCGCACGCCGCCCGCCTCAAGGGCGACGACGTGGTCGCGCTGGCGATGGTCGGCGACGGCGGCACCAGCGAGGGCGACTTCCACGAGGCGCTGAACTTCGCCGCCGTGTGGCAGGCGCCGGTGGTCTTCCTGGTCCAGAACAACGGCTTCGCGATCTCCGTACCGCTCGCCAAGCAGACCGCCGCCCCGTCGCTGGCCCACAAGGCCGTCGGTTACGGGATGCCGGGCCGCCTGGTCGACGGCAATGACGCGGTCGCCATGTACGACGTGCTGAGCGAGGCCGTACGTCACGCGCGCGCGGGGGGTGGTCCCACGCTCGTCGAGGCGGTGACCTACCGCGTGGAGGCGCACACCAACGCCGACGACGACAAGCGCTACCGGGCCGACTCCGAGGTCACCGCCTGGCGTGAGCACGATCCGATCGACCTCCTGGAACGGGAGCTCACCGCGCGCGGGCTCCTCGACGAGGACGGCATCAGGGCGGCGCGCGACGACGCCGAGACCCTCGCCGCCGACATGCGCGCCCGGATGAACCAGGACCCGGCGCTCGACCCCATGGACCTGTTCGCCCAGGTGTACGCCGAGCCCACCCCGCAACTGCGCGAGCAGCGGGCCCAGCTGCGGGCCGAACTCGACGCCGAGGCGGAAGGGACGCACTGA
- a CDS encoding alpha-ketoacid dehydrogenase subunit beta → MTTVALKPATMAQALTRAMRDAMATDPTVHVMGEDVGTLGGVFRVTDGLAKEFGEDRCTDTPLAEAGILGAAVGMAMYGLRPVVEMQFDAFAYPAFEQLISHVSRMRNRTRGAMPLPITVRVPYGGGIGGVEHHSDSSEAYYMATPGLHVVTPATVADAYGLLRAAIASDDPVVFLEPKRLYWSKDSWNPDEPSAVEPIGRAVVRRPGRSATLITYGPSLPVCLEAAKAAEAEGWDLEVVDLRSLVPFDDETVCASVRRTGRALVVHESGGFGGPGGEIAARVTERCFHHLEAPVLRVAGFDIPYPPPMLERHHLPGVDRVLDAVGRLQWEAER, encoded by the coding sequence ATGACGACCGTCGCCCTCAAACCGGCCACCATGGCGCAGGCCCTCACGCGCGCGATGCGCGACGCCATGGCGACCGACCCCACCGTGCACGTCATGGGTGAGGACGTCGGCACCCTCGGCGGGGTCTTCCGGGTCACCGACGGGCTCGCCAAGGAATTCGGCGAGGACCGCTGTACGGACACCCCGCTGGCCGAGGCGGGCATCCTCGGGGCGGCCGTCGGCATGGCCATGTACGGCCTGCGCCCGGTCGTGGAGATGCAGTTCGACGCGTTCGCCTACCCCGCGTTCGAGCAGCTGATCTCGCACGTCTCCCGGATGCGCAACCGCACGCGCGGGGCCATGCCTCTGCCGATCACCGTCCGGGTGCCCTACGGCGGCGGCATCGGCGGAGTCGAACACCACAGCGATTCCTCCGAGGCCTACTACATGGCGACCCCAGGTCTCCATGTCGTCACGCCCGCCACGGTCGCCGACGCGTACGGCCTGCTGCGGGCGGCCATCGCCTCCGACGACCCGGTGGTCTTCCTGGAGCCCAAGCGTCTGTACTGGTCGAAGGACTCCTGGAACCCGGACGAGCCGTCGGCCGTTGAACCGATCGGACGCGCGGTGGTGCGGCGCCCGGGCCGCAGCGCCACACTCATCACGTACGGGCCGTCCCTGCCCGTCTGCCTGGAGGCGGCGAAGGCGGCGGAAGCGGAGGGCTGGGACCTGGAGGTCGTCGACCTGCGCTCGCTGGTCCCGTTCGACGACGAGACGGTGTGCGCCTCGGTACGGCGGACCGGGCGCGCCCTGGTCGTCCATGAGTCGGGCGGTTTCGGCGGCCCCGGCGGGGAGATCGCGGCCCGCGTCACGGAGCGCTGCTTCCACCACCTGGAGGCGCCGGTGCTGCGTGTCGCCGGGTTCGACATCCCGTACCCGCCGCCGATGCTGGAGCGGCACCACCTGCCCGGCGTCGACCGTGTCCTGGACGCCGTGGGACGGCTGCAGTGGGAGGCGGAACGTTGA
- a CDS encoding dihydrolipoamide acetyltransferase family protein, which translates to MAQVLEFRLPDLGEGLTEALIVRWLVEVGEVVAVDQPVVEVETAKAMVDVPCPYGGVVTARFGEEGTELPVGSPLVTVAVGTPAHPDPAGDTAEGSGNVLVGYGTSEAPARRRRVRRDQAAPAAPQALRDGAVQSPAPVPAPARAPVDGPVPVISPLVRRLARENGLDLRELAGSGPDGLILRADVERALRDGATRPGAPAPTAGPVPVAHPATTEGTRVPLKGIRGAVADKLSRSRREIPDATCWVDADATELMHARAWMNTGGAAKISLLALLARICTAALARYPDLNSTVDLEAREIVQLDRVHLGFAAQTERGLVVPVVRDAHTRNAEALSAEIARLTEAARTGTLTPAELTGGTFTLNNYGVFGVDGSTPIINHPEAAMLGVGRIVPKPWVHEGELAVRQVVQLSFTFDHRVCDGGTAGGFLRYVADCVEQPAVLLRTL; encoded by the coding sequence ATGGCACAGGTACTGGAGTTCAGGCTCCCCGACCTCGGCGAGGGACTCACCGAGGCGCTGATCGTGCGCTGGCTGGTCGAGGTCGGCGAGGTCGTCGCCGTCGACCAGCCGGTCGTCGAGGTCGAGACGGCCAAGGCGATGGTCGACGTGCCGTGCCCCTACGGAGGTGTCGTCACCGCCCGCTTCGGCGAGGAGGGCACCGAACTGCCCGTCGGTTCACCCCTGGTGACGGTCGCGGTCGGGACACCGGCCCACCCCGACCCCGCCGGTGACACGGCCGAGGGCTCCGGGAACGTGCTCGTGGGATACGGCACGTCCGAGGCGCCCGCACGGCGGCGGAGGGTACGGCGGGACCAGGCGGCGCCCGCCGCCCCGCAGGCCCTCAGGGACGGGGCCGTACAGTCCCCCGCCCCTGTCCCCGCTCCGGCGCGCGCTCCGGTGGACGGTCCCGTACCGGTCATCTCGCCGCTCGTCCGCAGGCTCGCCCGCGAGAACGGCCTGGATCTGCGGGAGTTGGCGGGCTCCGGGCCCGACGGACTGATCCTGCGCGCCGACGTGGAGCGCGCCCTTCGCGATGGCGCCACGCGACCCGGGGCGCCGGCCCCGACCGCGGGCCCGGTGCCTGTCGCGCACCCCGCCACCACCGAGGGCACGCGCGTCCCCCTGAAAGGGATCCGCGGTGCCGTCGCCGACAAGCTCTCCCGCAGCCGGCGCGAGATCCCGGACGCGACCTGCTGGGTGGACGCCGACGCGACGGAACTGATGCACGCGCGCGCGTGGATGAACACGGGCGGGGCCGCGAAGATCTCCCTCCTCGCCCTGCTGGCCCGGATCTGCACCGCCGCCCTCGCCCGCTACCCCGACCTGAACTCCACGGTCGACCTGGAGGCCAGGGAGATCGTCCAGCTCGACCGGGTCCACCTCGGCTTCGCCGCGCAGACCGAACGCGGACTGGTCGTCCCCGTCGTCCGGGACGCACACACCAGGAACGCCGAAGCGCTCAGCGCGGAGATCGCACGACTGACCGAGGCCGCCCGCACCGGCACCCTCACACCGGCCGAACTCACCGGCGGGACCTTCACGTTGAACAACTACGGCGTGTTCGGCGTCGACGGCTCCACGCCGATCATCAACCACCCCGAGGCGGCCATGCTCGGCGTCGGCCGGATCGTCCCCAAGCCGTGGGTGCACGAGGGTGAACTGGCGGTGCGTCAGGTCGTCCAGCTGTCGTTCACCTTCGACCACCGGGTGTGCGACGGCGGTACCGCGGGCGGTTTCCTGCGCTATGTGGCGGACTGCGTCGAACAACCGGCGGTGTTGCTGCGCACACTGTGA
- a CDS encoding NTP transferase domain-containing protein translates to MTAYEPQPSGTPGADGYDAVVLAGGAARRLGGADKPGVQVGGRALLDRVLGACADAGTTVVVAGPRPTTRPVTWAHEDPPGGGPVAALDAGLRHTEAEQVLVLSADLPFLEPATVRRLLGALRTRGAEGALLTDTGGRDQPLVAAYRASALRRELGALALEHGGLTGLPLRRLTAALDLTRVVDPVASFDCDTWEDIAAARARIREHGHVLDEWISAAKDELGIDLDVDTGLLLDLARDAAHGVARPAAPLTTFLVGYAAGRAGGGPEAVAEATRKAVALALRWADEAAAEAKPAAVEPGASQAPDSSPDAG, encoded by the coding sequence GTGACCGCCTACGAGCCCCAGCCCTCCGGGACCCCCGGCGCCGACGGCTACGACGCCGTGGTGCTCGCGGGCGGGGCCGCCCGGCGGCTCGGCGGCGCCGACAAACCCGGCGTACAGGTGGGCGGGCGGGCGCTGCTCGACCGGGTGCTCGGCGCCTGCGCGGACGCCGGCACCACCGTGGTCGTGGCCGGCCCCCGGCCCACCACACGGCCCGTGACCTGGGCCCACGAGGACCCGCCGGGCGGCGGACCCGTCGCCGCGCTCGACGCGGGCCTGCGCCACACCGAGGCCGAGCAGGTCCTCGTACTCTCCGCCGATCTCCCCTTCCTCGAACCGGCGACGGTACGGCGGCTTCTCGGCGCCCTGCGGACGCGTGGCGCCGAGGGCGCGCTGCTCACCGACACCGGCGGCCGGGACCAGCCGCTCGTGGCCGCGTACCGGGCGTCCGCGCTGCGCCGGGAGCTGGGCGCGCTCGCCCTCGAACACGGCGGCCTCACCGGCCTGCCGCTGCGCCGGCTGACCGCCGCGCTCGACCTCACCCGTGTCGTGGACCCTGTCGCGTCCTTCGACTGCGACACCTGGGAAGACATCGCCGCCGCCAGAGCACGCATCAGGGAGCATGGGCACGTGTTGGACGAATGGATTTCCGCAGCCAAGGACGAACTGGGCATCGACCTGGACGTCGACACCGGCCTCCTCCTGGACCTCGCCCGCGACGCCGCGCACGGAGTGGCCAGGCCGGCCGCCCCGCTGACGACGTTCCTCGTCGGATACGCGGCGGGCCGGGCCGGGGGAGGCCCCGAAGCGGTCGCGGAGGCCACCCGTAAGGCCGTCGCCCTCGCACTGCGCTGGGCCGACGAGGCAGCGGCGGAGGCGAAGCCCGCAGCCGTCGAGCCCGGCGCGAGCCAGGCCCCCGACAGCAGCCCGGACGCCGGATGA
- a CDS encoding molybdopterin molybdotransferase MoeA — MTARGDLDDLGVEEALALVNEGNGNSLGGQGDGPNPARPPAPGLTGEGVYDVDADSGGAGAELGVTPASALERPRATPWPQARAIAERAARRVPRASSSPLSVPLEAALGLVLAAPLAALTDLPSFDTSAMDGWAVAGPGPWDVREAGVLAGHAQPEPLTDGEAVRIATGARIPHDTTSVLRSEHGRTDDNGRLHATLPHSRLRSSGGTPTMSHGQDIRPRGQECRSGDQLLPTGTFVTPAVLGLAAAAGYDTLAVIPRPRAEVLVLGDELLTEGLPHDGLIRDALGPMLPPWLRSLGADVITVRRLGDDAEALYEALKNSPAEIVVTTGGTAAGPVDHVHPTLRRLGAELLVHGVQVRPGHPMLLARLKENQHLVGLPGNPLAAVSGLLTLAEPLLRTLAGRPAPEPYTLPLRDEVHGHPHDTRLIPVVLRGDRAVPLHYNGPAMLRGIAAAEALAVVPPGGARAGQELELLDLPWAAATEAGLCFT; from the coding sequence ATGACCGCCCGCGGCGACCTGGACGACCTCGGCGTCGAGGAGGCGCTCGCCCTCGTGAACGAAGGCAACGGCAACAGCCTCGGTGGGCAGGGCGACGGACCGAACCCCGCGCGCCCCCCGGCACCGGGCCTCACAGGGGAGGGCGTCTACGACGTGGACGCCGACAGCGGCGGTGCCGGCGCCGAGCTGGGTGTCACTCCTGCCTCCGCCCTCGAGCGACCCCGGGCCACCCCCTGGCCCCAGGCCCGTGCCATCGCCGAGCGCGCTGCCCGACGGGTCCCCCGTGCCTCCTCGTCCCCCCTCTCCGTCCCCCTCGAAGCCGCCCTCGGCCTGGTTCTCGCCGCCCCCCTCGCGGCCCTCACCGACCTCCCCTCCTTCGACACGTCCGCGATGGACGGCTGGGCGGTGGCGGGCCCCGGCCCCTGGGACGTGCGCGAGGCCGGTGTCCTCGCCGGACACGCCCAGCCCGAACCGCTCACCGACGGCGAAGCGGTACGGATCGCGACGGGCGCCCGTATCCCCCACGACACGACCTCCGTACTGCGCAGCGAGCACGGCCGCACCGACGACAACGGCCGACTGCACGCCACCCTCCCCCACTCTCGGCTTCGCTCGAGCGGGGGGACCCCCACCATGAGCCACGGCCAGGACATCCGGCCGCGCGGCCAGGAGTGCCGCTCCGGCGACCAGCTGCTGCCCACCGGCACCTTCGTGACCCCGGCGGTGCTCGGTCTCGCGGCAGCCGCCGGGTACGACACCCTCGCCGTGATTCCCCGGCCCCGGGCCGAAGTCCTCGTCCTGGGCGACGAGCTACTCACCGAGGGACTGCCGCACGACGGGCTGATCCGGGACGCCCTCGGCCCGATGCTGCCGCCCTGGCTGCGCTCGCTCGGCGCCGACGTCATCACCGTACGCAGGCTCGGGGACGACGCCGAGGCGCTCTACGAAGCCCTGAAGAACTCGCCCGCCGAGATCGTCGTCACCACGGGCGGTACCGCCGCCGGGCCCGTCGACCACGTCCACCCCACCCTGCGCCGTCTCGGCGCCGAGCTGCTGGTGCACGGCGTCCAGGTGCGCCCCGGACACCCGATGCTGCTGGCTCGGCTGAAGGAGAACCAGCACCTGGTCGGGCTGCCCGGCAACCCCCTGGCCGCAGTCTCCGGGCTGCTCACCCTCGCGGAGCCCCTGCTGCGGACCCTGGCCGGGCGGCCGGCGCCCGAGCCGTACACGCTGCCCCTCAGGGACGAGGTGCACGGGCATCCGCACGACACCCGGCTCATCCCCGTCGTCCTGCGCGGCGACCGGGCCGTGCCGCTGCACTACAACGGGCCGGCCATGCTGCGCGGGATCGCGGCAGCAGAGGCCCTCGCGGTCGTACCGCCGGGCGGTGCGCGAGCCGGTCAGGAACTGGAACTGCTCGACCTGCCCTGGGCCGCGGCCACCGAAGCCGGGCTGTGTTTCACGTGA
- a CDS encoding potassium channel family protein, protein MFHVKLPGHDAIARQADEHLVTYRVKLPRTVVERPIRQVGKRVAMALLVLVGTALIVYADHDGYSDNADGSVSLLDAFYYATVTLSTTGYGDIAPVSDAARFTNIFVITPLRVLFLIILVGTTLEVLTERTREEWRQNRWRAALREHTVVIGFGTKGRSAVQTVCVTGLKKEQVVVVDPSSKAVDAATAEGYAGVVGDATRSDVLLRAEVQKARQIIIATQRDDTAVLVTLTARQLNRQAKIVVAVREEENAPLLKQSGADAVITSASAAGRLLGLSVLSPVAGMVMEDLIQQGSGLDIVERPVIKAEVGKGPRETDDLVVSVVRGHRVLGYDDPAIGELQVADRLITIVRATPGAHVAPDVRPIRDN, encoded by the coding sequence ATGTTTCACGTGAAACTGCCGGGCCATGACGCCATCGCCCGCCAGGCGGACGAGCATCTGGTGACCTATCGGGTGAAACTTCCCCGGACTGTGGTGGAACGGCCGATCCGGCAGGTCGGCAAACGCGTCGCCATGGCCCTGCTGGTGCTGGTCGGGACCGCGCTCATCGTCTACGCCGACCACGACGGCTACAGCGACAACGCCGACGGCTCCGTCAGCCTCCTCGACGCCTTCTACTACGCCACCGTCACCCTCTCCACCACCGGATACGGCGACATCGCGCCCGTCAGTGACGCCGCCCGGTTCACCAACATCTTCGTCATCACACCGCTGCGCGTGCTCTTCCTGATCATCCTGGTCGGCACGACCCTCGAAGTCCTCACGGAACGCACACGCGAGGAGTGGCGGCAGAACCGCTGGAGGGCGGCCTTGCGAGAGCACACCGTGGTCATCGGTTTCGGCACGAAGGGGCGGTCGGCCGTACAGACCGTCTGTGTCACCGGGCTGAAGAAGGAACAGGTCGTGGTCGTCGACCCCAGTTCCAAGGCCGTGGACGCCGCCACCGCCGAGGGGTACGCCGGAGTGGTCGGCGACGCCACCCGCAGCGACGTACTCCTGCGGGCCGAGGTGCAGAAGGCGCGGCAGATCATCATCGCCACCCAGCGCGACGACACGGCCGTGCTCGTCACCCTGACGGCCCGGCAGCTCAACCGCCAGGCGAAGATCGTGGTCGCCGTGCGCGAGGAGGAGAACGCGCCGCTGCTCAAGCAGTCCGGCGCCGACGCCGTCATCACGAGCGCGAGCGCGGCCGGACGGCTGCTCGGGCTGTCCGTGCTCAGCCCCGTCGCCGGCATGGTCATGGAGGACCTCATCCAGCAGGGCAGCGGGCTCGACATCGTCGAGCGGCCGGTCATAAAGGCCGAGGTCGGCAAGGGGCCGCGCGAGACGGACGACCTGGTCGTGAGCGTCGTACGCGGACATCGTGTGCTGGGTTACGACGATCCGGCCATCGGGGAGCTCCAGGTGGCCGACCGGCTCATCACCATCGTGCGGGCGACGCCGGGCGCGCATGTGGCGCCCGACGTCCGTCCGATCCGCGACAACTGA
- a CDS encoding NAD(P)H-quinone oxidoreductase, whose protein sequence is MHAITIPEPGGPEALVWAEVPDPVPGEGEVLVEVVAGAVNRADILQRQGFYNPPPGASPYPGLECSGRIAEIGPGVSGWSVGDEVCALLTGGGYAQKVAVPAGQLLPVPEGIDLKRAAALPEVACTVWSNVFMISHLRPGETLLVHGGSSGIGTMAIQLAKAVGARVAVTAGTKEKLDQCAELGADILVNYREQDFVEELKEATGGAGADVILDNMGAKYLDRNVRALAVNGRLAIIGMQGGVKAELNIGALLFKRAAISATSLRTRPLAEKAAIVAAVREHVWPLLAAGQVRPVVDREFPMSDAAAAHRLVEESGHVGKVLLVVP, encoded by the coding sequence ATGCATGCGATCACGATTCCCGAACCCGGAGGGCCCGAGGCGCTGGTGTGGGCCGAGGTCCCCGATCCCGTGCCCGGTGAGGGCGAGGTGCTGGTCGAGGTGGTGGCCGGCGCCGTCAACCGCGCCGACATCCTGCAACGCCAGGGCTTCTACAACCCGCCACCCGGCGCCTCCCCGTACCCCGGCCTGGAGTGCTCCGGCCGGATCGCCGAGATCGGGCCCGGAGTGTCCGGCTGGTCCGTCGGCGACGAGGTGTGCGCGCTGCTCACGGGCGGCGGTTACGCCCAGAAGGTGGCCGTCCCGGCCGGTCAGCTGCTGCCCGTACCCGAGGGCATCGACCTGAAGCGTGCGGCGGCGCTGCCAGAGGTGGCCTGCACGGTCTGGTCGAACGTCTTCATGATCTCCCACCTCCGCCCGGGCGAGACCCTCCTCGTGCACGGCGGCTCCAGCGGCATCGGCACCATGGCCATCCAGCTCGCCAAGGCGGTCGGCGCCAGGGTCGCCGTGACGGCGGGCACGAAGGAGAAGCTCGACCAGTGCGCCGAGCTGGGCGCCGACATCCTCGTCAACTACCGCGAGCAGGACTTCGTCGAGGAGCTGAAGGAGGCGACCGGCGGCGCCGGTGCCGACGTCATCCTCGATAATATGGGCGCCAAGTACCTGGACCGCAACGTTCGCGCCCTCGCCGTCAACGGACGGCTCGCGATCATCGGTATGCAGGGCGGCGTCAAGGCCGAACTGAACATCGGCGCGCTCCTCTTCAAGCGGGCCGCGATCAGCGCGACCTCGCTGCGCACCCGCCCGCTCGCCGAGAAGGCGGCGATCGTGGCCGCCGTACGCGAACACGTCTGGCCGCTGCTCGCCGCCGGTCAGGTCCGTCCCGTCGTCGACCGCGAGTTCCCGATGAGCGACGCGGCGGCGGCCCACCGGCTCGTGGAGGAGAGCGGGCACGTGGGGAAGGTGCTGCTGGTGGTCCCGTAA
- a CDS encoding bacterial proteasome activator family protein has translation MEMPRNERSPENPQILVVGQDGMALGGGGDDDSREIPVTDMVEQPAKVMRIGSMIKQLLEEVRAAPLDEASRVRLKEIHSSSVKELEDGLAPELVDELERLSLPFTDEAIPSDAELRIAQAQLVGWLEGLFHGIQTALFAQQMAARAQLEQMRRALPPGVGGHEGDEDPRTGGRTGGPYL, from the coding sequence ATGGAGATGCCGAGGAACGAAAGGTCGCCGGAGAACCCCCAGATCCTGGTTGTTGGCCAGGACGGGATGGCTCTCGGTGGTGGCGGTGACGACGACTCCCGCGAGATTCCGGTGACGGACATGGTGGAGCAGCCCGCCAAGGTCATGAGGATCGGCAGCATGATCAAGCAGTTGCTGGAGGAGGTGCGGGCGGCTCCTCTCGACGAGGCGAGCCGGGTCCGGCTCAAGGAGATCCACTCCAGCTCGGTGAAGGAGCTGGAGGACGGTCTGGCGCCTGAGCTGGTCGACGAACTGGAGCGGCTGTCCCTGCCGTTCACGGACGAGGCGATTCCCAGCGACGCCGAACTGCGGATCGCGCAGGCCCAGTTGGTGGGCTGGCTGGAGGGACTCTTCCACGGGATCCAGACCGCCCTGTTCGCCCAGCAGATGGCCGCGCGGGCCCAGCTTGAGCAGATGCGCCGCGCGTTGCCGCCGGGTGTCGGCGGCCACGAGGGTGACGAGGACCCGCGCACGGGCGGACGTACGGGCGGGCCGTACCTCTAG